In Butyricicoccus intestinisimiae, the DNA window TGCTGCAGAACTTTGCATCGCAGCCAATGGCAGACGGCGTGACAAGCATGCTCGGCTTGACCGGTGCGATTCCGATTTTGCTCGGCGACAACATCGGTACGACCATCACGGCGCTGCTCGCATCGGTTGGTCAGTCACGCAAGGCAAAGCGCACGGCGCTGGCACATTGCGTGTTTAATATCACAGGTACATTCATTTTTATCTGGTTTGTGCCGTGGTACGCAAAGTTTATCCAGTTCATCTCTCCGAAGGGACCGGAAATTCAGGTTATTTCGCGCCAGATCGCCAATGCGCACACCTGCTTCAACATCACCAATACGCTGCTGTGGCTGCCGCTCATTCCGCTCATGGTGAAGATTGTCATGACGATTTTGCCAGAGAGCAAGAAAGATCTGGCGGAGAAGCCGCTGTATGAGCCGCACTATCTGGACAACAATGTTCTGCAGCAGCCGGAAGCTGCGATTCGTCTGGCTACGATGGAAATGACCCGTATTACCGAATATGTTTCTGACATGGCAGAAAAGGCAAAGCAGGCATTCCTGCACGAGGACAAGGATGCCATGAGACAGGTAGATCAGCTGGAGGACATCGTGGATATCCTGCAGGATCGCGTGACGGGGTATTTGTCCAGCCTGTGCAAGACTGGTAGTTTGACACAAAACCAATCTGCACGTGTCTCCGGCATGATTCGCGCGGTGAGCGATATTGAACGTGTCGGTGATCAGTATATGAGCATTACGAATTTCGCTAAGCTCAAGAGCGAAAAGGAATATACGTTTACAGAGCAGGCAATCAAAGAGCTGCAGGAAGGCTTTGAGCATGTGCGCAACATGCTGGAGCTGACGGTGAAGGCACTGCACGATGCAGATACGCAGA includes these proteins:
- a CDS encoding Na/Pi cotransporter family protein encodes the protein MNQEMVSTIAGLLGGLAVFIYGMNLMSEGLQKAAGEKMKKILSVLTKNPLVGMLAGALVTAVLQSSSATTVMVIGFVSAGLMTLPQAISVIFGANIGTTMTAQIIAFSIDDFIWPIVFIGFVLYFFPKKEQLKNIGQTIFAFGLLFVGISTMSSVMKPLAGSAVFVHLIEQVAHIPALGVLVGTLMTLVVQSSSATIAVLQNFASQPMADGVTSMLGLTGAIPILLGDNIGTTITALLASVGQSRKAKRTALAHCVFNITGTFIFIWFVPWYAKFIQFISPKGPEIQVISRQIANAHTCFNITNTLLWLPLIPLMVKIVMTILPESKKDLAEKPLYEPHYLDNNVLQQPEAAIRLATMEMTRITEYVSDMAEKAKQAFLHEDKDAMRQVDQLEDIVDILQDRVTGYLSSLCKTGSLTQNQSARVSGMIRAVSDIERVGDQYMSITNFAKLKSEKEYTFTEQAIKELQEGFEHVRNMLELTVKALHDADTQTARLVVHQQESVEDLERRLSKKHMERLNLGSCSPENTVAYTDVLHDLECIGEYCSDIAEMVLDEDKSQHKVERLQEL